One genomic region from Pseudoduganella dura encodes:
- a CDS encoding sugar MFS transporter → MSPAALAPQGSAPAQPQQTFPLVVITVLFFMWGLLTSLNDVLIPHLKSVYTLNYVQAMLVQFCFFGAYAIVSLPAGALIRRIGYKRGAVAGLMVAALGCALFYPAATSGYALFLFAFFVLAAGITVLQVAANPFVTVLGPPATASSRLTLTQAFNSLGTTIAPALGGLLILEGMPAAVDAAQLAGDALARYRLQEAAAVQGPYLALAAALLVLAVLFALVKLPAIGQSGDTPQAVRGSVLAHRHLVLGAIGIFLYVGGEVAIGSFLINFIGEPQIAGLEHGAAAKYVSYYWGGAMIGRFIGFAVMRRVSPGKALAFNAAASIVLLLVAILGSGAVAMWAVIAVGLFNSIMFPTIFSMALHRLGAQTGQGSGILCMAIVGGAIVPFAQGALADAIGLQWSFVIPAACYLFILYFGIRYARMYAEPQQ, encoded by the coding sequence ATGTCACCCGCGGCGCTTGCGCCGCAGGGCAGCGCCCCCGCGCAGCCGCAACAAACCTTTCCCCTCGTCGTGATCACCGTGCTGTTCTTCATGTGGGGCCTGCTCACGTCGCTGAACGATGTGCTGATTCCCCACCTGAAGTCGGTCTACACGCTCAACTATGTGCAGGCGATGCTGGTGCAGTTCTGCTTCTTCGGTGCGTACGCCATCGTGTCGCTGCCGGCCGGTGCGCTGATCCGCCGCATCGGCTACAAGCGCGGGGCGGTGGCCGGCCTGATGGTCGCGGCGCTCGGCTGCGCGCTGTTCTACCCGGCGGCGACGAGCGGCTACGCGCTGTTCCTGTTCGCGTTCTTCGTGCTGGCGGCCGGCATCACGGTGCTGCAGGTGGCCGCCAATCCGTTCGTCACGGTGCTCGGCCCCCCGGCCACCGCATCGAGCCGGCTGACGCTGACCCAGGCATTCAATTCGCTGGGCACCACGATCGCGCCGGCGCTGGGCGGCCTGCTGATCCTGGAAGGCATGCCGGCCGCCGTCGACGCCGCCCAGCTGGCCGGCGATGCGCTGGCCCGCTACCGGTTGCAGGAAGCGGCCGCGGTGCAGGGCCCGTACCTGGCGCTGGCCGCCGCGCTGCTGGTGCTCGCCGTGCTGTTCGCACTCGTGAAACTGCCGGCGATCGGGCAGTCCGGGGATACACCGCAGGCAGTGCGCGGATCGGTGCTGGCGCACCGCCACCTGGTGCTGGGTGCGATCGGCATCTTCCTGTACGTGGGCGGCGAAGTGGCGATCGGCAGCTTCCTGATCAATTTCATCGGCGAACCGCAGATCGCCGGCCTGGAGCACGGCGCGGCGGCGAAATACGTCAGTTACTACTGGGGCGGCGCGATGATCGGCCGCTTCATCGGCTTTGCCGTGATGCGCCGCGTGAGCCCGGGCAAGGCGCTGGCGTTCAACGCCGCGGCCAGCATCGTGCTGCTGCTGGTGGCGATCCTCGGCTCCGGCGCGGTGGCGATGTGGGCGGTGATCGCGGTCGGCCTGTTCAACTCGATCATGTTCCCCACGATCTTCAGCATGGCGCTGCACCGCCTCGGCGCGCAGACGGGGCAGGGCTCCGGCATCCTGTGCATGGCCATCGTCGGCGGCGCCATCGTGCCCTTCGCGCAGGGCGCGCTGGCCGATGCGATCGGGCTGCAGTGGTCGTTCGTCATACCGGCCGCCTGCTACCTGTTCATCCTGTACTTCGGCATCCGCTATGCGCGGATGTACGCGGAACCACAACAATAA